The following coding sequences are from one Musa acuminata AAA Group cultivar baxijiao chromosome BXJ2-4, Cavendish_Baxijiao_AAA, whole genome shotgun sequence window:
- the LOC135610137 gene encoding uncharacterized protein LOC135610137, which yields MRQINAFLRRQRKMIGRISRGEASAKAKIILSGSSNSTTSSMVAAICYAWLLWNREEKEVVVVPVENMERRRMTNHKQAAWLFYHVGIDASALLFADEVDLENLLMANKLAMLVIGQDVLKTNNEVGSLCTILTDNYCEEAYDLLQNPNLKKLLLAGILLDTQNLDDTAQFVTKRDEEAVRLLSVGFAPNYRQEFFSQLMQENKENLFLEALKNNYGMLSCETKEKSLPVQAPIPVPLPVKAPETNSRGKSKFFLAKWFGFGSK from the exons ATGAGGCAGATCAATGCGTTCCTTAGGAGGCAGAGGAAGATGATCGGGAGGATCTCCCGCGGCGAAGCGTCGGCCAAGGCGAAGATCATACTCTCTGGATCGTCTAACA GCACGACGAGTTCGATGGTGGCAGCCATATGTTATGCGTGGTTATTATGGAATAGGGAGGAGAAGGAGGTGGTGGTCGTGCCGGTGGAGAACatggagaggaggaggatgacCAATCACAAGCAAGCTGCTTGGCTCTTTTACCATGTTGGAATTGATGCTTCGGCATTGCTCTTTGCCGATGAG GTAGATCTGGAGAATCTTTTGATGGCCAACAAACTAGCCATGCTTGTCATCGGGCAGGATGTGCTGAAAACTAACAATGAG GTGGGTTCTCTGTGCACAATTCTCACAGACAACTATTGTGAAGAAGCCTATGATCTACTTCAGAATCCTAACTTGAAAAAGCTTTTG CTTGCAGGTATTCTCTTAGATACACAAAATCTTGATGATACTGCTCAGTTTGTTACAAAGAGAGATGAAGAGGCAGTACGGTTGCTATCAGTCGGTTTTGCTCCCAACTACAGACAAGAATTTTTTTCTCAAT TGATGCAAGAAAACAAGGAGAATTTATTTCTTGAAGCTCTGAAGAACAATTATGGGATGCTTTCTTGTGAGA CAAAAGAGAAGTCACTACCGGTGCAAGCACCAATTCCAGTGCCGCTTCCAGTGAAGGCACCAGAAACAAATTCTCGTGGGAAGAGCAAGTTCTTTTTGGCAAAGTGGTTTGGTTTTGGTTCAAAATGA